The proteins below come from a single Mya arenaria isolate MELC-2E11 chromosome 8, ASM2691426v1 genomic window:
- the LOC128243835 gene encoding nucleoprotein TPR-like — protein sequence MSVTGRSLDLSTKPSSWEVLETPAPLRANNSGTESDATHVHSESEHISSDGKIVNIGKEKESESVQETVSQLLADISGNDDDCGNDKSKHFNTDCKETAQSATGTVEKIRLHNLQESVSQNIIDTDILITNRKHSHTEVPTSVEITLNTEGLEDNLEGEEIPDNLRSHREDTSETNKTSNSIAYYVASQPQLQHEFSLVAHEFEQYARKSRAGSHCQKKEREYEGVKSPHFEENPPAEPSPEIKETPPPAYEETERLDTDQRAKASLNMSDGTRRFDSSNSDHDIPENYSAQEYHSHNGQKINVPQTSTNNKQRTKGKTVTIKPSNQPIRPKTDSKMYATSKSKPEPIYKRDVQSRPEISYLPDINTRPVPVGGDRSDLEQIRSQSGRNDSYRESEIGTYSRTNGHPQQPRVVENELSVANILHILSKELGKFTTGMAEILLEKLKIEHESLADQVGNRVKNEAIGELTELREQIKNLNEENATLKQEVVTLKLDSIKEKEQIKRDFEKDRLKRLRDFEERNERIDILEKENASLQEQLKEKVRLTKIAGKKARLLEEKKNKAEEEHEVKMKEFQKELNRAKGELLVFRSKRRVKSSSTENERQKTRLISHHGGSAGARPHIRTPKNIPLIEGDP from the exons ATGTCCGTGACAGGAAGATCACTTGATTTGTCAACAAAACCGTCGTCTTGGGAGGTCCTTGAAACCCCTGCACCATTGAGGGCAAACAATAGTGGAACTGAATCGGACGCGACTCATGTTCATTCTGAAAGCGAACACATTTCGTCTGATGGCAAAATCGTGAACATTGGGAAAGAAAAAGAATCGGAATCTGTTCAAGAAACAGTTTCCCAGCTGCTTGCAGACATAAGTGGAAATGATGACGATTGCGGGAATGACAAAAGCAAGCATTTTAATACCGATTGTAAGGAAACAGCCCAAAGCGCCACTGGTACTGTTGAGAAGATACGTCTGCATAATCTTCAAGAATCTGTAAGCCAAAATATTATAGACACggatattttaataacaaatagaaaACACAGCCATACAGAAGTTCCAACATCAGTGGAAATTACTCTAAATACAGAAGGTCTAGAAGACAATTTGGAGGGAGAGGAAATACCTGATAATCTGAGATCCCACCGCGAAGATACGtctgaaacaaataaaacttcTAACAGTATAGCATACTACGTTGCATCACAGCCACAACTGCAACATGAATTCAGTTTAGTTGCACATGAGTTTGAACAGTATGCAAGAAAGTCAAGAGCTGGGTCACATTGTCAAAAAAAGGAACGTGAGTACGAGGGTGTGAAGTCCCCTCATTTTGAGGAAAACCCGCCTGCTGAACCGTCTCCAGAAATCAAAGAAACTCCTCCCCCTGCTTATGAGGAAACGGAACGCCTTGATACTGATCAGCGGGCGAAAGCATCCTTAAATATGTCAGACGGTACTCGCAGATTTGATTCTTCCAACAG cGACCATGACATTCCAGAAAATTATTCAGCTCAAGAATACCATTCACATAATGGTCAGAAAATTAATGTGCCTCAGACAAGTACTAATAACAAGCAACGAACGAAAGGAAAAACAGTGACGATTAAACCATCCAACCAACCAATTCGTCCTAAAACTGATTCAAAGATGTATGCAACGTCAAAGAGCAAGCCAGAACCAATATATAAACGGGATGTTCAATCGAGGCCCGAAATAAGTTATCTTCCGGATATAAATACTCGACCGGTACCAGTCGGTGGAGATAGATCGGACCTCGAGCAAATTAGATCACAAAGTGGGAGAAACGATAGTTATCGGGAGAGCGAAATCGGAACTTATTCAAGGACAAATGGACATCCTCAACAACCAAGAGTGGTCGAAAATG AGTTATCTGTGGCAAATATTCTTCACATTCTGTCTAAAGAATTAGG taaGTTTACTACCGGCATGGCCGAGATTCTTTTAGAAAAACTAAAGATTGAGCATGAATCATTAGCAGATCAAGTTGGAAATAGGGTGAAAAATGAAGCTATCGGGGAGTTAACGGAATTAAGGGAACAAATCAAGAATTTAAACGAAGAAAACGCAACATTAAAACAGGAAGTTGTGACTTTGAAATTAGACTCCATAAAAGAAAAGGAGCAAATCAAAAGAGACTTCGAAAAGGACCGTTTAAAACGTTTAAGAGATTTCGAGGAAAGGAATGAACGTATTGATATTCTAGAAAAAGAGAATGCGTCTTTACAAGagcagttaaaagaaaaagtaagGCTCACAAAAATTGCTGGGAAGAAAGCAAGACTGCTTGAGGAAAAAAAGAATAAGGCCGAAGAAGAGCATGAAGTGAAGATGAAAGAGTTTCAAAAGGAACTTAACAGGGCGAAAGGAGAGTTGCTAGTGTTTCGTTCCAAGCGGCGTGTAAAGTCGAGTTCTACTGAAAATGAACGTCAAAAGACAAGACTGATATCGCATCACGGTGGTTCGGCTGGTGCCAGACCACATATTAGAACACCAAAGAATATACCACTTATTGAAGGGGATCCGTAA